Within Oscillospiraceae bacterium, the genomic segment GCTTCTTCATCTCATCTGCGGACATGCATTCGTGTTTCTGGTCAAAATAACGCATTGAAAATACCACCTTTACTAAAGTATGTAAATTAATGCAGGAGAAAACCCAAAAAAGGAATGACGTTTTCCCACATTTTAATGGATTATATCACACTGTCCCGTGCTGCGCAAGCAATTTTACCCAAAATCGACAATTTATTCTGTAATTTTATGCAATTAATACGAATTTTAATTCAAATCAGTCCAAGCAGTGTCTGATCGGTGCGGTTACTCCGTCTTACCCGAATAGGGGGCTCTTCTTCCGGGACAGTTGGGCATCGGACAGAACTTGCAATTTTCGTAGTGCGATTCGAACGCATTCGATGCGCTTGAAAAATAAAAACCCGATACCGTTTTCGAGGGCAGCATCAGAAGCGAATCGGTCAGTACCACGCCGATGTCTTCGATGACGTTTCCGATCAGGTTAAATAACGGAATCTGCCCGGATAACGGCCAGTCCGCAAGCGATCCGGGACTCATATGCGAGAGGTCCTGCGCCGGAAAATAGGCCGATTTGACGGTTTTTTGCAAGTCCGCGTAACATTTGAACAGAACCAGCTTTTTCAGTTCGTCAGCCCAGAACTGTTCAAGCAGATCGGTAAATTGACGCGACCACTCTTCAATTTCGACGCCGCAAGTGGCCACATAAGGGACAATCCGATGTACCTTGTCAAGGTTTCTGCGCACCAGTTTGGAGTCAAACCGCTGTCCTCCGGCCACGACGAAACCGTCGCCCTTTTCTTCGATGGCGCTGATACAGTATATATATTTCGGACGCGCAATTCCGAGAGCCTGCGAGAGCAGTTCCGTCACGCGGATATAATCTTCGCCGCCGGGGTCGCGTTTCATATCGATCGCTTTGAGAAAATCCTCTTCGGTAACGTTGAATTTGATGTCATTGACAATGTGTTTTTCCATAGCTGTACCTCTGAATGATTATTCCAGATCGACAATGCCCGCCCTGCGGTTATAATAGATGTGTTCGAGTTTTGAATCCGAATAGACAAAAATGCCGCCCTTTTGAACGGGGAAGATGCGCCTGCTGTCAAATATCAGCTGTTCTGCCGCTTTGGCGAATTCCTGTTCGGAATAAGCCTGAATCGCATCCAACTGCGCGGTGACCGCCTCGTAAGCGCCGATCTGTGTGCAAAGGTCTTTATAAAACGCGACCGGTGTCGACTGTGTGTATTCGACCGGAATCAGCGCAGCGTCATAATCGCCGTTTTTCATCAGCGACCGGATTTTCGCACGGCTGTAATATTCCCGTGTGACAAATACGCTGATGTTTTTTTGCCATAACTGCACCAGTTCATCCGACAGTGCGCGGGCCTCTTCCTCGTCCGGCACCAAAAGGGTGATCGTGGGCAGAGACGAGAGCTTGTAATTGGCAAGGAGGGTGCTTAAGAGCCCTTTCGCCGCCTCATTATCGGAGGCGCGTGCGGATTGAGGTTTCGAGAGGAAAAAACCGGAATATGCCGCAGGCATAAGATTGGTTATTTGATTCTGCTGCTGCAACTCGCCGAATCCCCCATATGCCAGCGCAAGGCGAAGAAGCTCATCGCGGCCTGCCGTATTTACACCGACGCCGAAACTGATCGCCCAGGTCAGGTCATCGATGCGTTCCGTCTCAATACCGGAGCGGATGTCCAGTTCCCGATCGGAGATTGCCATCACGGTTTTTTTGGAATTGATGCGGGAAGCGAGTTCTTTTTCAGAGATATCGGAGCTTTTATAAAAGGTAACGGAACCGGGCAGCGTCTTTTCGGCATATTCGGCCTTTTTAAGGACGATCAGCGTATCGTTCCTGCTGTATACGGCGTAGGGACCGTTGAAAAGGGTTTTTGCTGCGGTCATGCCGTAAGAGCCGCCCGCGGCGGTAAAAAAAGCTTTGTTGCAGGGTGACAGCCAGGGTTCTGCAAAGGCATATAAAAACATCTCATCGGTATAATCCAGGCTGAAAATCAAAGTGCTTTTGTCGGGGCAGGATATTCCGGCGATCTTCGCCGCGGTCTTATTGTAAAATGCCCCGGCTCCCGTGATCGAAAACAGGACTTTTGCGTAGGAAGAGCCGGTTTCAGGTATGAGGATGCGCTCGATGGCATATTCGAAATCATAGGAGGTGACCTGAGAACCGTCCTGCCAAAACCGATCGGTGCGTAAAATAAAGGTCAGTTTTCTGCCGTCATCAGAGAAATAAAACTGCTCGGCGACGTCGGGACGGAGCATTCCGTCTTTTCCGTATTGAAGAAGACCCGAAAAGAGAAAACCGAATACAGAAGCGCCGGATTGCTGCGCCTCAAGCTGCGGATCGAGCGTATACGGAAACGCGTCCAATCCGATCGATATTTTATTTAAGGTACTTCCGCAGCCGGTCAACGGCAGCATGCAGACGGCTATAATAACCGCCAAAAAGGATATAAGCTTTTTCAATTCAGTTTAAATTTTCATACCGTATTTCAGTCAGACGGAGCCGCTGCAAACAGCCCTCGTCTTTCGCGCCGCCGCAGCAATAAGCCAAAAACATGCGGTCGGTTTCGGGATGGATCGCGCAGTAACAATAGCCCGCTTCGGGATCGTCCTCAATTAAAAACGTCTTTTCGATTTTTGTGATCTCCTGATTCACCAGCGCGCCGACCAGCGGGGTTCGTCCCCAGCCGGCTTTGGATAGGTTTCTGGTATTATAGTTCGGAATGGGATTATAGACCGCGAACAGCCTCCCGTCCGGCAGCCGTTTCATCGAAAGCGGAGAAAGCGGGGCGGTGAATATTGAAGGTTTGGGGATACTCCAGGTTTCTCCCCCGTCAAAGGAGAGCATTTCATATTGCCTTCCCAGATCCGTCCGGATCCAGCAATAAAGCCGCTCGTCCGATAGTTCAATGATACCCGGCTCCTGATAGCCGTTTTGATCGAACCTGCTTTCGGGGACACTCATACCGCCGAGATTGCTCCAGGTTTTGCCGCCGTCGTCGGAGCAGGTGAAGCGAACGGTTCCGCCGGGGTTGAAAACTCCCGCGGCCAAATCATTTTTATGCAGGGAACAGGGAACAATCAAACGTCCGCTTTTGAGCCGCACCACCCGGTCGTTGTTGGTGACGTTGTAGCCGGGTTCGGGGATACAGCACACCGGCTGATCCCATGTCTTTCCCTCATCATGACTGCGAAACAGATGCAGCCGGATATCGGAAAGGCCTTCGCCGTTGTCCCGAACGATAAAGAATAGGCCGATATCGCCGTTGTCAAGGCGAAGAAGAGATACGCTCATCACGTTTTTGGTGCCGAGTGATTTCGCGGAGAACAAAATCTCCGGTTCGCTCCATACGGAACCTTTACACCGGATCGCCGCGATATCGCAGACCGCGAAATCGCCCCAGCTCTCGCCTTTGAAACGGCTGTATGCAAATAACAACTCCCCGTTTTTTAAGCGCAGAAAAGCACCCTCGCTGTTGCGGGGGTTTCCCGCTGCGGGCGCAAGTTCGTGAATGGGAGTTCCGATTCTCTTCATTTAATACCTCTGACGGGATGCGGCGCGGGCGAGAGCCCGCGCCGCAATGATTCTGATCTGAATTATTTGTACATCGGGCCGTAGTACCCGCAGGCGCGGTAATCGGCCGATTCAAGATCGTCGGTTCCGAATGCCGACCAGGCGTGCGGGCGGAAGACCCGCTCGTCCCCGACGTTGTGCAGGGCGACCGGAATGCGCAGCATCGAAGCCAGCGTGATCAGTTCCGCGCCGACATGTCCGTAGACGCTCGCGCCGTGGTTGGCGCCCCAGTTGGCCATGACGCTGTAGACGTCCTTGAACGCGCCTTTGCCGGTCAGTTTCGGCACAAACCAGGTGGTCGGCCAGGTCGGATCGGTGCGCTTGTCGAGTTTTTCGTGGATATCGTCGGGCAGGATGGCCGAATAGCCCTCGGCAATCTGAAGCACCGGGCCGATCCCGTCGATCATGTTTGCGCGGATCATGGTCAGCGGCATCTCGGCCTGAGTGCGGAAGTGCGACGAGAATCCGCCGCCGCGGAAATATTCATAGTTGGCTCTGCACCAGTCGGTTGCTTTCAAACAGGCGTCGATGTCCTTGTCGGTCATATCCCACCACGGCTTCATGCAGCCCTCGCCCTGATCGTTCTTCGCGCAGCCGGTGCCGTCGAGCGCGGTCGCGCCCGAGTTGATCAGATGGATAAAGCCGTCCTTTGCGATGCCTTTGGGCGATTTTCCGGTTACGCGTTTGACCGCTTCCGGGCTCCAGTAGGTGCGCACGTCGGAGAAGAGCGGCGCGGTGTTTGTGACCAAATGTCCGAGCAGCATCGCAATGCCGTTCATGGTATCGTTTTCGGTCGCAAAAGTGACCGGCATGCGCGCGCCGTTCCAGTCAAAGGTGGAGTTCATGATCGCCTCGGTAAAATCGCCGTTCGGCAGCCAGTCGGTCCAGTTTCTTTGGCCCTGGAAGCCGCCCGCGATGGCGTTTTTGCCGAGCGCTTCCTCGTGCCAGCCCATCTTGCCGAGTTCGGGGTTGCCGAGCATCACATCGCGCACGATCAAGCTGAATTTGGTGATAAATTCCCAATCCTTGTCGGGTTCGACGACCTTGGATTTAGTGACGACTTCGGGCAGATTCTTGCCCGCGTTGCAATCAAAGCCCTCCGGGCAGTTCTTTTTAATCCACGCGTAAGCGCGGTCATATTCCTTATGGTCGTAAATTTCGAGTTTCATCCGGCGCAGAACTTCGGTCAGATCACACCACTCCGCGCGGATGCCGAGATATCTCTGGAAAAAATTTGCGTCGCAGTAAGAACCCGCGATGCCCATTGAGACGCCGCCGAAATTGACGTATGATTTATTTTTCATCAAACCGACTGCGATTGCGCAGCGGGCAAATTTCAATATTTTTTCTGCGACGTCGGGCGTGATGCCGGAGTTTCCGGCGTCCTGAACGTCGCGGCCGTAAATCGAAAATGCGGGCAGACCCTTTTGCGCATGCGCCGCCATGACCGCAGCCAAATAGACCGCGCCGGGGCGTTCGGTGCCGTTAAAACCCCAAACCGCTTTCACGGTGGTCGGGTCCATATCCATGGTTTCGCTGCCGTAGCACCAACAGGGGGTCACGGATAAAGTGCCGCAGACGCGTTCGTTATAAAACTTTTCGGCGCATTTGGCGGCTTCTGCGCCGCCGCCGATCGTCGTGTCGGCAATGACGCACTGAACCGAGGTTCCGTCGGGATATCTGAGATTTTCCGAGATGAGTTTGGCCGCAGCCGAAGCCATCCCCATCGTCTGTTTTTCAAGCGATTCGCGCACGCCGCCCCAGCGGCCGTCGATGACGGGACGGATGCCGATTTTGGGATATACCATAAATTATTACCTCCTCATTGGTCTCTTTTGCCTATTTTAGTACAAAGCTATTCGGCTGTCAAGACACAAGGGCGGGACTTGAAACCGTGTTTTGAGCACGCGAACCGTGAACCGGAAGGAGCCAAAACGAGCGAATTTGTGAATTTTGAGTGAAAAATTCATCCAAAAGCGTCGAAACGAGCTTGTGAAACAAGCATAATATACAAATAAATAACGTTGTATTTGTGATATATGCGCATAAACTGTACAATTTATACAAACACGAAATGGCAAGTTTGGCATTTCTCAGAGGGCTCTGACTATTCATTTTTTCGCTTGATTGTGCTAAAATAAGGTTGCATCCAGCGCTACGGCATACGCTTCGGCGCAGCTCGGGCGTATGTTATTATAGGAGGAACTGAAATGGCAACATTGTCACTGAAAAATGTCTGCAAAAAATATCCGAACAACGATAAGCTCGCTGTTACCGATTTTAATCTTGAAATTAGAGACAAAGAGTTCATCATTTTGGTCGGTCCGTCCGGCTGCGGAAAATCCACAA encodes:
- a CDS encoding vitamin B12 dependent-methionine synthase activation domain-containing protein, with protein sequence MEKHIVNDIKFNVTEEDFLKAIDMKRDPGGEDYIRVTELLSQALGIARPKYIYCISAIEEKGDGFVVAGGQRFDSKLVRRNLDKVHRIVPYVATCGVEIEEWSRQFTDLLEQFWADELKKLVLFKCYADLQKTVKSAYFPAQDLSHMSPGSLADWPLSGQIPLFNLIGNVIEDIGVVLTDSLLMLPSKTVSGFYFSSASNAFESHYENCKFCPMPNCPGRRAPYSGKTE
- a CDS encoding sialidase family protein, with the protein product MKRIGTPIHELAPAAGNPRNSEGAFLRLKNGELLFAYSRFKGESWGDFAVCDIAAIRCKGSVWSEPEILFSAKSLGTKNVMSVSLLRLDNGDIGLFFIVRDNGEGLSDIRLHLFRSHDEGKTWDQPVCCIPEPGYNVTNNDRVVRLKSGRLIVPCSLHKNDLAAGVFNPGGTVRFTCSDDGGKTWSNLGGMSVPESRFDQNGYQEPGIIELSDERLYCWIRTDLGRQYEMLSFDGGETWSIPKPSIFTAPLSPLSMKRLPDGRLFAVYNPIPNYNTRNLSKAGWGRTPLVGALVNQEITKIEKTFLIEDDPEAGYCYCAIHPETDRMFLAYCCGGAKDEGCLQRLRLTEIRYENLN
- a CDS encoding L-fucose isomerase, whose product is MVYPKIGIRPVIDGRWGGVRESLEKQTMGMASAAAKLISENLRYPDGTSVQCVIADTTIGGGAEAAKCAEKFYNERVCGTLSVTPCWCYGSETMDMDPTTVKAVWGFNGTERPGAVYLAAVMAAHAQKGLPAFSIYGRDVQDAGNSGITPDVAEKILKFARCAIAVGLMKNKSYVNFGGVSMGIAGSYCDANFFQRYLGIRAEWCDLTEVLRRMKLEIYDHKEYDRAYAWIKKNCPEGFDCNAGKNLPEVVTKSKVVEPDKDWEFITKFSLIVRDVMLGNPELGKMGWHEEALGKNAIAGGFQGQRNWTDWLPNGDFTEAIMNSTFDWNGARMPVTFATENDTMNGIAMLLGHLVTNTAPLFSDVRTYWSPEAVKRVTGKSPKGIAKDGFIHLINSGATALDGTGCAKNDQGEGCMKPWWDMTDKDIDACLKATDWCRANYEYFRGGGFSSHFRTQAEMPLTMIRANMIDGIGPVLQIAEGYSAILPDDIHEKLDKRTDPTWPTTWFVPKLTGKGAFKDVYSVMANWGANHGASVYGHVGAELITLASMLRIPVALHNVGDERVFRPHAWSAFGTDDLESADYRACGYYGPMYK
- a CDS encoding ABC transporter substrate-binding protein; its protein translation is MAVIIAVCMLPLTGCGSTLNKISIGLDAFPYTLDPQLEAQQSGASVFGFLFSGLLQYGKDGMLRPDVAEQFYFSDDGRKLTFILRTDRFWQDGSQVTSYDFEYAIERILIPETGSSYAKVLFSITGAGAFYNKTAAKIAGISCPDKSTLIFSLDYTDEMFLYAFAEPWLSPCNKAFFTAAGGSYGMTAAKTLFNGPYAVYSRNDTLIVLKKAEYAEKTLPGSVTFYKSSDISEKELASRINSKKTVMAISDRELDIRSGIETERIDDLTWAISFGVGVNTAGRDELLRLALAYGGFGELQQQNQITNLMPAAYSGFFLSKPQSARASDNEAAKGLLSTLLANYKLSSLPTITLLVPDEEEARALSDELVQLWQKNISVFVTREYYSRAKIRSLMKNGDYDAALIPVEYTQSTPVAFYKDLCTQIGAYEAVTAQLDAIQAYSEQEFAKAAEQLIFDSRRIFPVQKGGIFVYSDSKLEHIYYNRRAGIVDLE